The following proteins come from a genomic window of Helicobacter sp. MIT 99-5507:
- a CDS encoding UbiX family flavin prenyltransferase: MKLIVGICGASGAMLGLKFLSKIWDRDDLEIFLVVSNGAKKTMLFEHNIDFDNFNTPLLQDLHKSKIKILDDLNLGECISSGSFGIDAMAIIPCSMNTLAKIACGISDSLITRSALVCLKERKKLLLAPREMPLDSISLNNMLILSKEGVVIAPPIIGYYSNISSLESMEDFLIGKWLDILNIKNSIYKRWGNS, from the coding sequence ATGAAACTAATAGTTGGAATCTGTGGTGCAAGCGGTGCAATGCTAGGACTGAAATTTTTATCCAAGATTTGGGATAGGGATGATTTAGAGATATTTTTAGTAGTTAGCAATGGCGCAAAAAAGACAATGCTTTTTGAACATAATATTGATTTTGATAATTTCAACACTCCACTATTACAAGATTTACATAAAAGCAAAATCAAGATTCTAGATGATTTAAATCTAGGTGAGTGTATATCATCTGGGTCATTTGGAATTGATGCTATGGCTATTATTCCATGTAGCATGAATACATTAGCAAAGATTGCTTGTGGGATTAGTGATAGTCTTATTACTAGAAGTGCTCTTGTGTGTTTAAAAGAGCGAAAAAAACTACTTCTTGCACCAAGAGAAATGCCACTAGATTCTATATCATTAAATAATATGCTTATTTTATCAAAAGAAGGGGTGGTTATTGCACCACCTATAATTGGATATTATTCTAATATTTCTAGCTTAGAGTCTATGGAAGATTTTTTGATAGGAAAATGGCTTGATATTTTAAATATCAAAAATTCTATATATAAAAGATGGGGTAATTCTTGA
- the flgA gene encoding flagellar basal body P-ring formation chaperone FlgA produces MRILFFLLFLNFIYAETILDNNATIPISQNHKAIISQIESFIKDKFIATYKPYNIVIHNIEVSPAIQINLNQLKIDKIIFDDRLLRRDSGNFEVHLYHNQKHQKVFFSFNINATIDALSASSDIKTNEVITNNNSTITQIYIDKNMQLPASLNIIDEYSAKSFIPNGAIISNTKITPKIIVQKGDILEVFYNDDNINIIFNAEALKSASIGEIIKAKSLQGDRIVNIKILGDKKAEMQ; encoded by the coding sequence TTGAGAATCTTATTTTTTTTATTATTCTTAAATTTTATTTATGCAGAAACTATTTTGGATAATAATGCAACAATTCCAATTAGTCAAAATCATAAAGCAATAATTTCACAAATAGAATCTTTTATAAAAGATAAATTTATAGCGACATACAAGCCTTATAATATTGTCATTCATAATATAGAAGTATCTCCTGCAATACAAATAAATCTAAATCAATTAAAGATTGATAAGATTATTTTTGATGATAGATTATTAAGGCGAGATAGTGGGAATTTTGAAGTCCATTTATATCACAATCAAAAACATCAAAAGGTATTTTTTAGCTTTAATATTAATGCAACTATCGATGCATTATCTGCAAGTAGTGATATAAAAACTAATGAAGTTATCACAAATAATAATTCCACTATCACGCAAATTTATATAGATAAAAATATGCAACTTCCAGCATCATTAAATATCATTGATGAATATTCTGCAAAGAGTTTTATTCCAAATGGTGCAATAATTTCAAATACAAAAATCACTCCAAAAATAATAGTGCAAAAAGGTGATATACTAGAAGTATTTTATAATGATGATAATATAAATATCATATTTAATGCAGAGGCATTAAAAAGTGCTTCAATTGGAGAGATTATAAAAGCTAAAAGTTTGCAAGGAGATAGAATAGTAAATATAAAAATATTAGGTGACAAAAAGGCAGAAATGCAATGA
- a CDS encoding ATP-dependent helicase, whose amino-acid sequence MSNIFDGLNDEQKRAVEHIDGALLILAGAGSGKTKTLTTRLAYLIDEVGISPTSTLTLTFTNKAASEMKQRALNLIRNKDSAPPLLCTFHRFGLLFLKFHINRINREPNFILIDTDDKKKIIKNLHSNLPTSFLAAEISRFKNDIVLPNDIKEISKNPMHKEIAKIYEQYNAYLLANNMLDFDDLLLVTYEILDSNPSLASEISDRYKYIMVDEYQDTNDLQYKLLQKLCKEHSNICVVGDDDQSIYSWRGANINNILDFTKQFSDAKVIKLEQNYRSTTQILEVANNLIKNNEKRLGKKLISVTGNGKDVEILESIDERIEALNIARKIKNLLRNGAKLEDIAILFRLNALSRALEDGLRKENIPYKLIGAVRFYERAEIKDILSYFRLIINIEDNFSFMRIINRPKRGIGKVTQDRLESFVKAKQISILKAISKYKDEIGINKKHLDTIEGIFDTINELKEILEHSTMGFLEAFKEKINILDTFNSTEDEVDRKANIDEFYGFFRDYILQNPTASLEDFLNDIALSSDDDKNIENAISCMSVHSSKGLEFKYLFIIGLEEGFFPLIGDTTDIQEERRLGYVAFTRAKSELYVSFAKSRFYKGKRTELQKSRFLAEAGLIDDIAKVDNYSFNRNDLVNHKIFGIGRILDINKSGSDMKLKINFGGITREILSSFVSKV is encoded by the coding sequence ATGAGTAATATTTTTGATGGTTTAAATGATGAGCAAAAACGAGCTGTAGAGCATATCGATGGTGCCTTGCTTATTCTTGCTGGCGCTGGAAGTGGAAAAACAAAAACTCTAACTACAAGACTTGCTTATCTAATTGATGAAGTTGGAATAAGCCCGACTTCAACGCTTACTTTGACTTTTACAAATAAAGCTGCTAGTGAAATGAAGCAAAGAGCATTAAATCTAATTAGAAATAAAGATTCTGCGCCACCACTACTTTGCACTTTTCATAGATTTGGATTATTATTTTTAAAATTTCATATAAATAGAATCAATAGAGAGCCAAATTTTATTTTAATTGACACAGATGATAAAAAGAAAATTATAAAAAATCTGCATTCAAATCTACCTACAAGTTTTCTAGCTGCTGAAATTTCTAGATTTAAAAATGATATTGTATTGCCAAATGATATAAAAGAAATATCAAAAAATCCAATGCATAAGGAAATTGCAAAGATTTATGAGCAATACAATGCTTATTTATTAGCCAATAATATGCTTGATTTTGATGATTTATTGCTTGTTACTTATGAGATATTGGATTCTAATCCCTCTCTTGCAAGCGAGATTAGTGATAGATATAAATATATTATGGTTGATGAATATCAAGATACAAATGATTTGCAATATAAATTGCTTCAAAAATTATGTAAAGAGCATAGCAATATTTGTGTTGTTGGTGATGATGATCAAAGTATATATAGCTGGCGTGGGGCAAATATCAATAATATTCTTGATTTTACAAAACAATTTAGCGATGCAAAAGTCATTAAACTAGAACAAAATTATCGCTCAACTACACAAATATTAGAAGTAGCAAATAATCTTATTAAAAATAATGAAAAACGACTTGGTAAAAAGCTAATAAGCGTCACTGGAAATGGTAAAGATGTAGAGATTCTAGAATCTATTGATGAAAGGATCGAAGCATTAAATATTGCAAGAAAAATTAAAAATCTCCTAAGAAATGGAGCAAAGCTAGAAGATATAGCAATTTTATTTCGATTAAATGCTTTAAGTAGAGCCTTGGAAGATGGATTAAGAAAAGAAAATATCCCATATAAGCTAATTGGTGCTGTTAGATTCTATGAAAGAGCAGAGATAAAAGATATTTTGAGTTATTTTAGGCTTATTATAAATATAGAAGATAATTTTTCATTTATGCGAATTATAAATCGCCCCAAACGAGGTATCGGGAAGGTTACGCAAGATAGATTAGAATCTTTTGTAAAAGCAAAGCAAATATCTATTTTAAAAGCTATTAGTAAATATAAAGATGAAATTGGAATCAATAAAAAACACTTAGATACAATAGAGGGAATATTTGATACTATAAATGAATTAAAAGAGATATTAGAGCATTCTACTATGGGATTTTTAGAAGCATTTAAAGAAAAAATAAATATTTTAGATACATTTAATAGCACAGAAGATGAAGTGGATAGAAAAGCAAATATAGACGAATTTTATGGATTTTTTAGAGATTATATTTTGCAAAATCCAACCGCCTCGCTAGAAGATTTTTTAAATGATATTGCATTAAGTAGCGATGATGATAAAAATATAGAAAATGCTATCTCCTGCATGAGTGTTCATTCTTCAAAAGGATTGGAATTTAAATATTTATTTATAATAGGATTAGAAGAAGGATTTTTTCCGCTTATAGGTGATACGACAGATATACAAGAGGAGCGAAGGCTTGGCTATGTCGCATTTACAAGAGCAAAAAGTGAGCTTTATGTTTCATTTGCTAAATCTAGATTCTACAAAGGCAAAAGGACAGAACTTCAAAAATCAAGATTCCTTGCTGAAGCAGGACTGATAGATGATATTGCAAAAGTAGATAATTATTCATTTAATCGCAATGATTTGGTAAATCATAAGATTTTTGGAATTGGTAGAATCTTAGATATAAATAAAAGTGGAAGCGATATGAAGCTAAAGATAAATTTTGGTGGAATAACAAGAGAAATCTTATCTTCATTTGTTAGTAAGGTGTGA
- a CDS encoding tetratricopeptide repeat protein, which translates to MAENTQNPNNDDKTIIRLDDDNPNKLSNLKDKTRLFFTKQKQKFSGFITKVTNLINIIKNNAILQKILGNKKLFYLILGFIIGIIVLIVIAVLTFNKESPLSEIYTLKPKNNIIKNDGTNFQFSSGELQNWIEKASILYNSGQITEALDIYSNIAIFSQSFSSFNLGVAKLKEGEYKDSIQAFINTINSGENVAAAAINAALASYMINDLKSYDYFVGLARGKLSDWYDKPLYSYLYSLINFYSQNYFNALSSLKHPSSNFYKDENAILASKIYLSFNDNYNALKSLLDISSGDYRFSTGLLYARMGEYDLAFEQIDTYIRDNAINNPKEKIALGLVEIKRSNFAQVSNIYEDLLKSHSQESLQNIYPIKVKLADSLFDINLVQKNFWNLSQRQNILVNYRVLFYFAPFRVFDVENTLSLLREGGLELRMDNIEKASSALLRGEMLSRINTNITQSIREILKYNINNALEIMKQASLVYPNHQVLQYNLGLIYAQLNDFENAKKHFIKAYHLDENDVLSGIFALMCHQLTYSDGNRIFNDITYSFDNINFDDVDKMMFLRSLFGFVNGNISDDMTWFDNAKKTPMMYALNALYSISSQNREIISNSFKDLEVATNSDMVAVMLHHISNYYNQNIKEFSLNLFNFFKNDLKNLDLVYTGPSLARELYTFMAFLVGANSYVDTLLTNKLLNTQGDISGILQALALNSIYLGDFEKSFVYYNSLIDDYKITTSENYFLAGVAAIGAGHYDNAAALIQLSRLESSSNFESRYALGLLHQAMGNFKLASLQFAQIGDTGFQSRFFDFEIDTSNLLKQE; encoded by the coding sequence ATGGCAGAGAACACACAAAATCCAAATAATGATGATAAAACAATCATTCGTCTTGATGATGATAATCCAAATAAGCTATCCAATCTAAAAGATAAAACAAGATTATTTTTTACAAAACAAAAGCAAAAATTTAGTGGTTTTATTACAAAAGTTACAAATTTAATTAATATCATAAAAAATAATGCAATTTTGCAAAAAATATTAGGTAATAAAAAGCTATTTTATTTGATTCTTGGTTTTATTATAGGGATTATTGTTTTAATTGTTATTGCAGTTTTAACATTCAATAAAGAATCTCCATTAAGCGAGATTTACACCCTAAAACCTAAAAACAATATCATAAAAAATGATGGAACTAATTTTCAATTTAGTAGTGGCGAATTGCAAAATTGGATAGAGAAGGCATCTATACTTTATAATAGTGGTCAAATCACAGAAGCACTTGATATATACAGCAATATCGCGATATTTTCACAAAGTTTTTCAAGCTTTAATCTAGGTGTAGCAAAGCTAAAAGAAGGTGAATATAAAGATTCTATACAGGCATTTATAAATACTATTAATTCTGGTGAAAATGTAGCTGCTGCAGCGATAAATGCTGCACTAGCTTCATATATGATTAATGATTTGAAATCTTATGATTATTTTGTTGGTCTTGCTAGAGGAAAGCTAAGTGATTGGTATGATAAACCGCTTTATTCATATCTTTATTCGCTAATAAATTTTTATTCACAAAATTATTTTAATGCGCTCTCATCACTTAAACATCCAAGCTCTAATTTTTATAAAGATGAAAATGCCATTCTTGCTTCAAAGATCTATCTTAGCTTTAATGATAATTATAATGCTTTAAAAAGTTTATTAGATATATCAAGTGGAGATTATCGTTTTAGTACTGGATTGCTTTATGCACGCATGGGAGAGTATGATTTGGCATTTGAGCAAATTGATACTTATATAAGAGATAATGCTATAAACAATCCAAAAGAAAAAATAGCTTTAGGATTGGTTGAGATAAAAAGATCAAACTTTGCTCAAGTATCAAATATCTATGAAGATTTATTAAAGTCTCATTCACAAGAATCTTTGCAAAATATATATCCTATAAAAGTCAAACTCGCAGATTCTTTATTTGATATTAATTTAGTGCAAAAAAACTTCTGGAATCTAAGTCAAAGACAAAATATACTCGTTAATTATAGAGTGTTATTTTATTTTGCACCATTTAGGGTATTTGATGTTGAGAATACTTTATCTTTGCTAAGAGAGGGAGGCTTGGAATTAAGAATGGATAATATTGAAAAAGCAAGCTCTGCATTGCTTAGAGGTGAGATGTTATCTAGGATTAATACAAATATAACACAAAGCATAAGAGAGATTCTAAAATACAATATTAATAATGCCTTAGAGATAATGAAGCAAGCATCTTTGGTGTATCCAAATCATCAAGTTTTGCAATATAATCTAGGTCTTATATATGCACAATTAAATGATTTTGAAAATGCAAAAAAACATTTTATCAAAGCTTATCATTTAGATGAAAATGATGTTTTATCTGGAATCTTTGCACTTATGTGCCATCAGCTAACTTATAGTGATGGAAATCGTATTTTTAATGATATTACTTATAGTTTTGATAATATAAATTTTGATGATGTAGATAAAATGATGTTCCTTAGATCATTATTTGGTTTTGTCAATGGAAATATATCAGATGATATGACTTGGTTTGATAACGCAAAAAAAACACCAATGATGTATGCCCTAAATGCTCTTTATTCTATTAGTTCGCAAAATAGAGAAATCATATCAAATTCATTTAAAGATTTAGAGGTTGCTACAAATAGCGATATGGTGGCAGTCATGCTTCATCATATATCAAATTATTACAATCAAAATATAAAAGAATTTTCACTAAATTTATTTAACTTTTTTAAAAATGATTTAAAGAATCTTGATTTAGTTTATACTGGTCCATCACTTGCTAGAGAGCTTTATACTTTTATGGCATTTTTAGTTGGTGCAAATAGCTATGTAGATACATTGCTTACAAATAAATTATTAAATACACAAGGTGATATTAGCGGAATCTTGCAAGCTTTGGCGCTAAATTCTATTTATTTGGGTGATTTTGAAAAATCATTTGTATATTATAATAGCCTTATTGATGATTATAAAATAACAACTTCAGAGAATTATTTTTTAGCTGGTGTTGCAGCTATTGGAGCTGGGCATTATGATAATGCTGCTGCTTTGATACAATTATCAAGACTAGAATCTAGCTCAAATTTTGAGAGTAGATATGCACTTGGCTTGCTTCATCAAGCAATGGGTAATTTTAAACTAGCAAGCTTGCAGTTTGCACAAATTGGTGATACAGGATTTCAATCAAGATTTTTTGATTTTGAGATTGATACAAGTAATCTTTTGAAACAAGAGTGA
- the serS gene encoding serine--tRNA ligase has protein sequence MIDIKLLLNDFDFIKNALSIKKVPQETLDIVFNIANIYKSKLKELESNKAEQNAKSKLFFEYKKQNKDIKELQENLTSLKSKIAVLQDEVNNAESSLNDVLLGIPNLPDSKTPIGDDENDNVILETILEKKKFDFVPKEHYELLEVNKWVDFSLGIKLAKSRFNVLSGGAAKLNRALINFMLDFNAKNGFSEVCTPVIVNKDSLITTGQLPKFENDMFKIDSFVDEEIELQKGQKPKGHELYLISTAEITLTNLYRDSIIPIESLPIMLQAYTPCFRKEAGSAGRDTRGIIRQHQFDKVELVAITTPDKSDEMQEKMLLSASGILKALDLPHRFIQLCGGDLGFSASNTIDIEVWLPGQNCYREISSVSNVRDFQSRRGKIRFKDGKKNILAHTLNGSSLAVGRTIVAIVENYQNSDGTISIPDALKKYMA, from the coding sequence ATGATAGATATAAAACTTTTATTAAATGATTTTGATTTTATCAAAAATGCTCTTTCTATAAAAAAAGTGCCACAAGAGACATTGGATATTGTTTTTAACATTGCAAATATATATAAGTCAAAATTAAAAGAATTAGAATCTAACAAAGCAGAACAAAATGCAAAATCTAAGTTATTTTTTGAATATAAAAAACAAAATAAAGATATAAAAGAACTTCAAGAGAATCTTACATCATTAAAATCAAAAATAGCAGTTTTGCAAGATGAAGTAAATAATGCAGAATCTAGCTTAAATGATGTTTTACTTGGTATTCCAAATTTGCCAGATTCTAAAACTCCAATAGGAGATGATGAAAATGATAATGTTATTTTAGAGACGATTTTAGAAAAAAAGAAATTTGATTTTGTTCCAAAAGAGCATTATGAATTGCTTGAGGTGAATAAATGGGTAGATTTTAGTCTTGGTATAAAACTTGCAAAAAGTAGATTTAATGTGCTAAGTGGTGGTGCAGCAAAACTAAATAGAGCATTAATCAATTTTATGCTTGATTTTAATGCCAAAAATGGCTTTAGCGAGGTTTGCACGCCTGTAATCGTAAATAAAGATTCTCTTATTACAACAGGGCAATTGCCAAAATTTGAAAATGATATGTTTAAAATCGATAGTTTTGTAGATGAAGAAATTGAATTACAAAAAGGACAAAAACCAAAAGGGCATGAATTATATCTCATCTCTACTGCAGAAATAACCCTTACAAATTTATATAGAGATAGCATCATTCCAATAGAATCTCTTCCTATCATGCTTCAGGCTTATACACCTTGTTTTAGAAAAGAGGCGGGTAGTGCTGGGCGAGATACAAGAGGTATTATAAGACAACATCAATTTGATAAGGTGGAATTAGTTGCAATAACTACACCAGATAAAAGTGATGAAATGCAAGAAAAAATGCTTCTTAGTGCAAGCGGAATCTTAAAAGCATTAGATTTACCTCATCGCTTTATACAGCTTTGCGGTGGAGATTTGGGATTTAGTGCAAGTAATACGATAGATATTGAAGTATGGCTTCCAGGGCAAAATTGCTATAGAGAGATTAGCTCTGTATCAAATGTGCGAGACTTTCAAAGTAGAAGAGGAAAAATCAGATTTAAAGATGGTAAGAAAAATATTTTAGCCCATACATTAAATGGCTCATCACTTGCAGTTGGTAGGACAATAGTGGCAATTGTTGAAAACTATCAAAATAGTGATGGCACTATAAGCATTCCAGATGCGCTTAAAAAATACATGGCTTAA
- the tatB gene encoding Sec-independent protein translocase protein TatB yields MFGFSFGEILVIAIIAVLFLGPDKLPQTFIDIARFIKALKKTINDAKDAIDREVHISEIKQEALEYKKKFEQSTNDITKDISNNKSLNELSDILNSSLEVPSYNSTSKNDAKDEVKMQDLESKGKEIASKVNLKKKEVTNKADSTKQSDAEQNNV; encoded by the coding sequence ATGTTTGGATTTTCATTTGGTGAGATTCTAGTTATTGCAATTATTGCAGTTCTTTTTTTAGGACCAGACAAGCTTCCACAAACATTTATTGATATAGCAAGGTTTATAAAAGCACTCAAAAAAACAATAAATGATGCAAAAGATGCAATTGATAGAGAAGTCCATATAAGCGAGATCAAACAAGAAGCCCTAGAATATAAAAAGAAATTTGAACAAAGCACAAATGATATTACAAAAGATATAAGCAATAATAAAAGCTTAAATGAATTAAGCGATATCTTAAATTCATCGCTTGAGGTGCCATCTTATAATTCAACATCAAAAAATGATGCTAAAGATGAAGTAAAAATGCAAGATTTAGAATCTAAAGGAAAAGAAATTGCCTCAAAAGTAAATCTAAAGAAAAAAGAAGTGACAAATAAAGCAGATTCTACAAAACAAAGCGATGCGGAGCAAAATAATGTTTGA
- the tatC gene encoding twin-arginine translocase subunit TatC, with translation MFEDLKPHLIDLRKRLTISIITIIAMFFVCYGFWEMILQIILAPLIDVLPKDTKPVFIQVGEGFLTAVKVSFFSAFIVSLPIIFWQLWLFVAPGLYSNEKKMILPFVFFATIMFLIGVLFAYFIVIPYGLAFLITFGNDSGMFNAMPSIGYYVTFFARFMIGFGIAFELPVVCYFLAKIGLITDQTLIKFFRIAVVLIFILAAFLTPPEVTTQILMAVPLVVLYGVSIIIVKFVNPEKPSDLNSDDE, from the coding sequence ATGTTTGAAGATTTAAAACCGCATTTAATAGATTTAAGAAAAAGATTGACAATATCGATAATTACAATTATTGCGATGTTTTTTGTATGTTATGGATTCTGGGAGATGATATTACAAATCATCTTAGCTCCACTAATTGATGTATTACCAAAAGACACAAAACCTGTGTTTATACAAGTTGGTGAAGGATTTTTGACAGCTGTAAAAGTTTCATTTTTTTCTGCATTTATTGTCTCTTTGCCAATTATTTTTTGGCAATTATGGTTATTTGTGGCACCTGGATTGTATAGCAATGAAAAGAAAATGATCTTGCCATTTGTGTTTTTTGCAACAATTATGTTTCTAATTGGAGTTTTATTTGCATATTTTATTGTAATTCCTTATGGACTTGCTTTTCTTATAACTTTTGGAAATGATAGTGGAATGTTTAATGCAATGCCTAGCATTGGATATTATGTAACTTTTTTTGCAAGATTTATGATTGGATTTGGTATTGCTTTTGAATTACCAGTAGTTTGCTATTTTCTAGCAAAAATTGGGCTTATTACAGACCAAACATTAATCAAATTTTTTAGAATTGCTGTAGTATTGATTTTTATTCTTGCAGCATTTTTAACACCACCTGAAGTAACAACACAGATTCTTATGGCAGTGCCTCTTGTCGTGCTTTATGGTGTATCAATCATTATTGTAAAATTTGTAAATCCAGAAAAACCAAGTGATTTAAATTCTGATGATGAATGA
- the queA gene encoding tRNA preQ1(34) S-adenosylmethionine ribosyltransferase-isomerase QueA, giving the protein MNDEALESYNYHLPQELISLNPVFPKNNAKLLVYKRETDTIIHSNFGEFFDFIPKDCLIVLNDTKVIKARIFGNKKSGGKIELLYHNALDCDTFKVQIKGKVKNGDEIIFSNNLRAIIKECLDNGIRIIQFYKDSKILNENLVLKILDEIGCMPLPPYIKRKSNTNDEKTYQSVFAKNLGAIAAPTASLHFDDNAFAKIKSLNHCFVTLHIGAGTFFGVESSNIKNHKMHTETFFINQDSKEKIDNSNEILCIGTTACRCVEYYTRSKKLSGDCDIFINPFNKPIKTKYLLTNFHLPKSSLLMLVSAFIGREKTLEIYQNAIDNKYKFYSYGDGMLIL; this is encoded by the coding sequence ATGAATGATGAAGCACTAGAATCTTATAACTACCATCTTCCACAAGAATTAATATCACTAAATCCTGTATTTCCAAAAAATAATGCAAAGCTACTTGTATATAAAAGAGAGACAGATACAATCATACATAGCAATTTTGGTGAATTTTTCGATTTTATTCCAAAAGATTGCTTGATAGTTTTAAATGACACAAAAGTCATAAAAGCTAGAATCTTTGGAAATAAAAAAAGTGGTGGTAAAATCGAGCTTTTATATCATAATGCGCTAGATTGCGATACTTTCAAAGTGCAAATTAAAGGAAAAGTAAAAAATGGTGATGAAATAATATTTTCAAATAATCTTAGAGCAATCATAAAAGAATGCCTGGATAATGGCATTAGAATCATACAATTTTATAAAGATTCTAAGATATTAAATGAAAATCTTGTTTTAAAAATATTAGATGAGATTGGTTGCATGCCCTTGCCACCTTATATAAAAAGAAAAAGCAATACAAATGATGAAAAAACATACCAAAGTGTCTTTGCTAAAAATCTAGGGGCGATCGCTGCGCCTACTGCTTCACTTCATTTTGATGATAATGCATTTGCTAAAATAAAATCTCTAAATCATTGTTTTGTGACCTTGCATATTGGTGCTGGAACTTTTTTTGGAGTAGAATCTAGCAATATAAAAAATCACAAAATGCATACAGAGACATTTTTTATAAATCAAGATTCTAAAGAAAAGATAGATAATAGCAATGAGATTCTATGTATCGGCACGACTGCTTGTAGATGTGTAGAATACTACACGCGAAGTAAAAAATTAAGTGGGGATTGCGATATTTTTATAAATCCATTTAATAAACCCATAAAAACAAAATATCTACTTACCAATTTTCATTTGCCAAAATCATCACTGCTCATGCTTGTATCAGCATTTATTGGTAGAGAAAAAACTCTTGAGATTTATCAAAATGCTATAGATAATAAATACAAATTCTATTCTTATGGCGATGGAATGCTAATACTATGA
- the rsmG gene encoding 16S rRNA (guanine(527)-N(7))-methyltransferase RsmG encodes MNKKFNIFCDELLKWNKIHNLTGYKSRDLIFENIEDSIYPLSFINDFKSAIDIGSGNGFPAILLAILKQDCKFYLTEPNNKKSAFLNHIAIKLELENVEIIKNRFEELPKFKVDLITSRALFKSDKLIDLSKDFLNNNGYFLFYKGSDEKNVYKKVGNRSYVYKSKGNLNG; translated from the coding sequence ATGAATAAAAAATTCAATATTTTTTGCGATGAATTACTAAAATGGAATAAGATTCATAATCTCACAGGATATAAAAGCAGAGATTTAATATTTGAAAATATAGAAGATTCTATCTATCCACTTAGCTTTATAAATGATTTTAAAAGTGCTATTGATATTGGTAGTGGAAATGGATTTCCAGCAATTTTGCTTGCTATTTTAAAGCAAGATTGCAAATTCTATCTCACAGAACCAAACAATAAAAAATCTGCATTTTTAAATCATATAGCAATAAAACTTGAGCTAGAAAATGTAGAAATCATAAAAAATAGATTTGAAGAATTGCCAAAATTTAAAGTAGATTTGATAACTTCAAGGGCATTGTTTAAAAGTGATAAATTGATAGACCTTAGCAAAGATTTTCTAAATAATAATGGATATTTTTTGTTTTATAAAGGAAGTGATGAAAAAAATGTATATAAAAAAGTAGGAAATAGAAGCTATGTGTATAAAAGCAAAGGTAATTTAAATGGGTAG
- a CDS encoding PP0621 family protein has protein sequence MGRFIIFGLIIVAIWFLFFRKKKNKDNKDNHTESFDMIECARCKSFVSKDDAIFANGRWYCGKECLINKD, from the coding sequence ATGGGTAGATTTATAATATTTGGATTAATTATTGTTGCAATTTGGTTTTTATTTTTTAGAAAGAAAAAAAATAAAGACAATAAAGATAATCATACAGAATCTTTTGATATGATTGAATGTGCTAGATGCAAAAGCTTTGTATCAAAAGATGATGCAATATTTGCAAATGGCAGGTGGTATTGTGGAAAAGAATGCTTGATAAATAAGGATTAG